A region from the Aegilops tauschii subsp. strangulata cultivar AL8/78 chromosome 5, Aet v6.0, whole genome shotgun sequence genome encodes:
- the LOC109759402 gene encoding uncharacterized protein translates to MRTTARPRCALCGARADVHCQADAAFLCAPCDAEVHGANLLASRHRRTRIPPRNDARVSARRMGLEDAGAARLRPAAANDVRARCGSTLQVWARRMGLDAGAACVCAAAAGRTVWVDFAAVAPRIPLRVAMAASLWREVAAHAAGHEPGYALQRLVAQTCRRVCLWRRRR, encoded by the coding sequence ATGCGCACCACCGCGAGGCCACGCTGCGCTCTGTGCGGCGCGAGGGCGGACGTGCACTGCCAGGCCGACGCCGCGTTCCTCTGCGCGCCGTGCGACGCCGAGGTGCACGGCGCCAACCTCCTCGCGTCCCGCCACCGCCGCACGCGCATCCCGCCGCGCAACGACGCCCGCGTTTCGGCCAGGCGGATGGGCCTGGAGGACGCGGGGGCTGCGCGCCTGCGTCCCGCGGCAGCCAACGACGTTCGCGCGCGCTGCGGGTCGACGCTCCAGGTTTGGGCCCGGCGGATGGGCCTGGATGCGGGGGCTGCATGCGTGTGTGCCGCCGCAGCTGGCCGCACGGTCTGGGTCGACTTCGCCGCCGTGGCGCCACGCATACCGCTGCGCGTCGCCATGGCTGCCTCGCTGTGGAGGGAGGTGGCGGCTCACGCCGCCGGCCATGAGCCTGGCTACGCGCTCCAGCGCCTGGTAGCGCAGACGTGCCGGCGAGTTTGCTTGTGGAGGCGGCGGCGTTGA